A section of the Subtercola frigoramans genome encodes:
- a CDS encoding DUF4118 domain-containing protein, which translates to MVRGLLHVYLGAAPGVGKTFTMLEEGRRLRDQGLDVVVGIVETHGREGTAKLVEGLEVFPRRRVDHRSVALDEFDAEGLITRAPQWALVDELAHTNAPGSLNPKRWLDVGMLLDAGINVMSTVNIQHIDSLHDVVETITGIAQKETIPDSILRAADQIELVDLAPEALRARLSGGFVYPAGTIDAALSNYFRLGNLTALRELALLWLADEVDVALKAYRSEHGIGQKWEARERVVVALPGGPEGETLVRRGARIAARSSGGELLAVHVSGADGLAAADPGSLAAQRTLVEQLGGEYHHVVGDDTPTALVDFARGANATQLVIGVSRRSRLTALLTGAGIGATVIRESGDIDVHIVTHAAAGSLALPRLGGALTIRRQLMGGALALLGLPLLTLGLSAIRSDETITSDVLLYQLLIVIVALVGGLRPAVPTAVLAGLLLDFFFVAPLYTVTINDPRHLLALVIFLVVAVLVSVVVDSSARRSRAARRSASEAETLATVAGSVLRGQDALQALIDRLREVFSLDSVLLESDGEVLYEAASSGVPVQPQRKQTQRKAVAEPLTTTTVFDLSESARLVLTGRVLQASDRRILAAFLSQIESALVQRRLTAEAENIKPLEQADRMRTALLAAVGHDLRTPLSSATAAVSSLRSQEVQWSDADRDDLLRTAEESLLTLADLVSNLLDVSRLQAGVLAVANSEVGLDEIVPLALDELHVVAGAVVVNVSPHLPPVICDPALLQRVLVNLLSNALRYAPSGQAPILSGSAFADTVELRVIDQGPGIPDDRLTDAFQPFQRLGDTDNTTGVGLGLALSRGFVEAMGGTLEAEVTPGGGLTMVVSLRPGRHAPVHTLEVAAS; encoded by the coding sequence GTGGTCAGAGGCTTGTTGCACGTCTACCTCGGCGCGGCACCCGGGGTCGGCAAGACCTTCACCATGCTCGAAGAAGGGCGTCGCCTGCGAGACCAGGGTCTCGACGTGGTGGTCGGCATCGTCGAGACACACGGTCGGGAAGGCACGGCAAAGCTCGTCGAGGGGCTCGAAGTCTTCCCGCGCAGAAGAGTCGATCACCGCTCCGTCGCCCTCGACGAGTTCGACGCCGAAGGACTCATAACGCGGGCACCACAGTGGGCGCTGGTCGATGAACTCGCCCACACCAACGCGCCCGGCTCACTCAATCCCAAGCGCTGGCTCGACGTCGGGATGCTGCTCGACGCCGGCATCAACGTCATGTCGACCGTGAACATCCAGCACATCGACAGCCTGCACGATGTCGTCGAGACGATCACGGGCATCGCGCAGAAGGAGACCATCCCCGACTCGATCCTCCGGGCTGCGGACCAGATCGAGCTCGTCGACCTCGCACCAGAGGCGCTGCGCGCCCGGCTCTCCGGCGGGTTCGTCTACCCGGCCGGCACGATCGACGCCGCCCTGTCGAACTACTTCCGGCTCGGCAACCTCACTGCTCTCCGTGAACTCGCGCTGCTCTGGCTGGCAGACGAGGTGGATGTTGCACTCAAGGCCTATCGCAGCGAACACGGCATCGGGCAGAAGTGGGAGGCCCGCGAACGGGTCGTCGTCGCGCTGCCCGGCGGGCCGGAGGGCGAGACGCTCGTTCGTCGCGGTGCCCGCATCGCCGCCCGCTCGAGCGGAGGCGAGTTGCTCGCGGTGCATGTGAGCGGCGCAGACGGCCTCGCCGCAGCCGACCCCGGTTCCCTGGCCGCCCAGCGCACCCTGGTGGAACAACTCGGCGGCGAGTACCACCACGTGGTCGGCGACGACACCCCGACGGCCCTGGTCGACTTCGCGAGGGGCGCCAACGCCACCCAGCTCGTCATCGGGGTGAGCCGCCGGTCGAGACTCACGGCACTGCTCACTGGTGCGGGAATCGGGGCCACGGTCATCCGGGAATCGGGTGACATCGACGTGCACATCGTGACGCACGCTGCAGCAGGAAGCCTCGCGTTGCCGAGGCTGGGCGGGGCACTGACCATCAGGCGACAGCTCATGGGCGGCGCACTTGCGCTGCTTGGGCTGCCGCTGCTCACTCTCGGCCTGTCGGCCATCCGCAGCGACGAGACCATCACCAGCGACGTGCTGCTCTACCAGTTGCTCATTGTGATCGTCGCCCTCGTCGGCGGTCTGAGACCCGCCGTTCCCACGGCCGTGCTCGCTGGCCTCCTGCTGGACTTCTTCTTCGTGGCACCGCTGTACACCGTGACCATCAACGACCCGCGGCATCTTCTCGCCCTGGTGATCTTTCTCGTGGTCGCCGTGCTCGTCAGTGTGGTCGTGGACTCCTCGGCGCGGCGCTCCCGGGCGGCCAGGCGCAGCGCCTCCGAGGCAGAGACGCTCGCGACGGTCGCGGGCAGCGTGCTCCGGGGCCAGGATGCCCTGCAGGCGCTCATCGACCGCCTGCGTGAGGTCTTCTCCCTCGATTCGGTGCTGCTCGAATCCGACGGCGAGGTGCTCTACGAAGCGGCGAGCTCCGGCGTGCCGGTGCAACCCCAGAGAAAGCAAACGCAGAGAAAAGCTGTCGCAGAGCCCCTCACGACCACGACCGTGTTCGATCTCTCCGAGTCGGCGCGGCTCGTTCTCACCGGCCGTGTGCTGCAGGCCTCCGACCGCCGCATTCTGGCCGCCTTCCTCTCGCAGATCGAATCCGCGCTTGTTCAGCGCCGGCTGACTGCCGAGGCAGAGAACATCAAACCCCTCGAGCAGGCCGATCGTATGCGCACGGCTCTGCTCGCCGCGGTGGGTCACGACCTGCGCACACCCCTGTCGTCGGCGACTGCTGCCGTCTCGAGCCTACGCAGCCAGGAGGTGCAGTGGAGCGACGCAGACCGTGACGACCTGTTGCGAACTGCTGAAGAGTCGTTGCTCACCCTGGCCGACCTGGTGAGCAACCTGCTCGACGTCAGTCGGCTGCAGGCCGGTGTGCTGGCCGTCGCCAATTCTGAAGTGGGTCTCGACGAGATAGTGCCACTGGCCCTCGATGAACTCCACGTGGTCGCCGGAGCAGTCGTCGTGAACGTCTCCCCCCACCTGCCGCCGGTGATCTGCGACCCGGCGCTGCTGCAGCGGGTTCTGGTGAATCTGTTGTCGAATGCGTTGCGCTATGCTCCGTCTGGCCAGGCTCCCATCCTCTCGGGCAGCGCCTTCGCCGACACGGTCGAGCTCCGGGTGATCGACCAGGGCCCGGGGATCCCCGACGATCGGCTTACGGATGCCTTCCAGCCCTTCCAGAGGCTGGGTGACACCGACAACACCACCGGCGTGGGCCTGGGGCTCGCTCTTTCCCGCGGTTTTGTCGAGGCGATGGGCGGCACGCTCGAAGCCGAGGTCACTCCGGGCGGTGGGCTCACCATGGTCGTCTCACTCCGCCCCGGGCGGCACGCTCCCGTGCACACCCTGGAGGTGGCAGCGTCATGA
- the kdpC gene encoding potassium-transporting ATPase subunit KdpC: MSKRNATLRQYWVGIRLFLIMTVALGIVYPLVVTGVGQLIAPAQANGSLISVNGSVVGSILIGQSFTDSDGVALPQWFQSRPSAAGDGYDGSASSGSNLGPNSDKLVQAIADRKAAIAASDGVDPASIPADALTASASGLDPHISPEYAREQVARVAAARDLPEAEVAKLVESFVQSADLGYIGEPTVNVLRLNIALDALK; the protein is encoded by the coding sequence ATGAGCAAACGCAACGCAACACTGAGGCAGTACTGGGTCGGCATCAGGCTCTTCCTGATCATGACCGTTGCACTCGGCATCGTCTACCCGCTGGTGGTCACCGGGGTCGGCCAGCTCATCGCCCCGGCGCAGGCCAACGGCTCACTCATCTCGGTGAACGGCAGCGTCGTCGGATCGATCCTCATCGGCCAGAGCTTCACCGATTCCGACGGTGTCGCGTTGCCGCAGTGGTTCCAGTCGCGGCCCTCTGCCGCAGGCGACGGCTACGACGGAAGCGCATCGAGCGGCTCGAACCTCGGGCCCAACAGCGACAAGCTGGTGCAGGCCATTGCAGATCGCAAGGCAGCCATCGCTGCGAGCGACGGCGTCGACCCCGCTTCGATTCCGGCAGACGCCTTGACTGCGTCTGCGTCGGGGCTCGATCCGCACATCAGCCCGGAGTACGCTCGTGAGCAGGTGGCGCGAGTAGCCGCGGCCAGAGATCTTCCCGAAGCTGAGGTGGCGAAACTTGTCGAATCGTTCGTTCAGAGCGCAGATCTGGGCTACATCGGTGAGCCGACCGTCAACGTGCTGCGGCTCAACATCGCCCTGGACGCACTGAAGTAA
- the kdpB gene encoding potassium-transporting ATPase subunit KdpB, with translation MSTDTAARATAPQEPSTTHATRSAPFGPRQLLDALPGALKKLDPRLMYKNPVMFIVEIGALLTTVLAISQPFLSADSSASASPTSLLFAWSIAIWLWITVIFANLAESVAEGRGKAQASSLRATRTSTLANRIEYNPVSDPSAEKALVTQIASADLTLGDTIVVTAGELIPGDGDIVWGIASVDESAITGESAPVVRESGGDRSAVTGGTRVLSDRIVVTITSKPGHTFVDRMIRLVEGASRQKTPNELALSILLSSLTIVFLLVVLTINPIADYSNAAQSLIVLVALLVCLIPTTIGALLSAIGIAGMDRLVQHNVLAMSGRAVEAAGDVTTLLLDKTGTITYGNRQAAEFRPVTGVTVSRLAAAASASSLSDPTPEGKSVLDLTRALGLPVPEASDGVAVPFTAQTRMSGVDYDNGTQVRKGAGSMVAAWVAEGAPQNPALIAELDQIVTDIAQAGGTPLVVAEKSASGQAQVLGVIYLKDIVKEGLAARFADLRRMGIRTVMITGDNPLTARAIAEEAGVDDFLAEATPEDKMELIKREQEGGNLVAMTGDGTNDAPALAQADVGVAMNTGTSAAKEAGNMVDLDSDPTKLIDIVSIGKQLLITRGSLTTFSIANDVAKYFAIIPAMFTVAFPSLAVLNVMQLSSPASAILSAIIFNALVIVALIPLALRGVKYRAASASSILNRNLLIYGLGGIIAPFIGIKLIDLLISLIPGLS, from the coding sequence ATGTCGACAGACACCGCAGCACGCGCCACGGCTCCCCAGGAGCCATCGACCACCCACGCCACACGATCGGCCCCCTTCGGCCCACGCCAGCTGCTCGACGCACTGCCGGGCGCGTTGAAGAAACTCGACCCGCGGCTCATGTACAAGAACCCGGTCATGTTCATCGTCGAGATCGGTGCGCTCCTCACGACCGTGCTGGCCATCTCGCAGCCGTTCCTCAGCGCAGATTCCTCCGCATCTGCCTCGCCGACATCGCTTCTCTTCGCCTGGTCGATCGCGATCTGGCTCTGGATCACGGTGATCTTCGCAAACCTTGCAGAGTCGGTCGCCGAAGGCCGGGGCAAGGCACAGGCGAGCAGCCTCCGGGCGACTCGCACAAGCACCCTGGCCAACCGCATCGAGTACAATCCGGTGAGCGACCCGAGTGCAGAGAAGGCGCTGGTCACCCAGATCGCCTCCGCTGATCTGACACTCGGTGACACGATCGTGGTCACCGCAGGCGAACTCATCCCCGGCGACGGCGACATCGTCTGGGGCATCGCCTCGGTCGACGAATCGGCCATCACCGGCGAATCCGCTCCAGTGGTTCGCGAATCGGGCGGAGACCGCAGTGCCGTCACAGGTGGTACACGCGTGCTCTCCGACCGCATCGTCGTCACGATCACCAGCAAGCCCGGCCACACCTTCGTCGACAGGATGATCAGGCTGGTCGAGGGCGCATCGAGGCAGAAGACGCCGAATGAGCTGGCCCTCAGCATCCTGCTGTCGAGCCTGACCATCGTGTTTCTTCTGGTCGTTCTCACCATCAACCCGATCGCAGACTACTCGAACGCTGCGCAGTCGCTCATCGTGCTCGTCGCCCTGCTGGTGTGCCTGATCCCCACCACCATCGGGGCCCTGCTCTCTGCCATCGGAATCGCCGGCATGGACAGACTGGTGCAGCACAACGTGCTCGCCATGTCGGGTCGTGCCGTCGAGGCTGCGGGAGACGTGACCACCCTGCTGCTCGACAAGACCGGAACCATCACCTATGGCAACCGGCAGGCCGCCGAATTCCGCCCCGTCACCGGAGTCACGGTGTCGAGGCTGGCCGCGGCCGCAAGTGCCTCCTCGCTCAGCGACCCGACTCCCGAGGGAAAGTCGGTGCTCGATCTCACCCGCGCGCTCGGGCTTCCTGTACCTGAAGCGAGCGACGGCGTTGCGGTTCCGTTCACCGCACAGACCCGGATGAGCGGGGTCGACTACGACAACGGCACCCAGGTGCGCAAGGGTGCCGGCTCCATGGTCGCCGCCTGGGTCGCCGAGGGTGCGCCACAGAACCCGGCGCTGATCGCCGAGCTCGACCAGATCGTCACCGACATCGCCCAGGCCGGCGGCACGCCACTGGTGGTCGCCGAGAAGTCGGCCTCGGGGCAGGCGCAGGTGCTCGGTGTCATCTACCTGAAAGACATCGTGAAGGAGGGCCTGGCTGCCCGTTTCGCCGATCTGCGTCGCATGGGCATCCGCACGGTGATGATCACCGGAGACAACCCGCTCACCGCACGGGCCATCGCCGAGGAGGCGGGCGTCGACGACTTTCTCGCCGAAGCAACGCCCGAAGACAAGATGGAGCTCATCAAGCGCGAGCAGGAGGGTGGAAACCTGGTCGCGATGACCGGCGACGGCACCAACGATGCCCCGGCCCTCGCCCAGGCCGACGTCGGCGTGGCGATGAACACCGGCACCTCGGCGGCGAAGGAGGCCGGCAACATGGTCGACCTCGACTCCGACCCGACCAAGCTGATCGACATCGTGAGCATCGGCAAGCAATTGCTGATCACCCGCGGCTCACTCACCACGTTCTCGATCGCGAACGACGTGGCGAAGTACTTCGCCATCATCCCGGCCATGTTCACGGTCGCGTTCCCGTCGCTCGCGGTGCTGAACGTCATGCAGCTCTCGTCGCCGGCTTCGGCGATCCTCTCGGCGATCATCTTCAACGCCCTGGTGATCGTTGCGCTGATACCGCTTGCGCTGCGCGGAGTGAAGTACCGCGCGGCATCGGCCTCGAGCATCCTGAACCGCAACCTGCTGATCTACGGGCTGGGCGGCATCATCGCGCCCTTCATCGGCATCAAGCTCATCGATCTGCTCATCAGCCTGATTCCGGGGCTCTCCTGA
- the kdpA gene encoding potassium-transporting ATPase subunit KdpA: MGNVWLTVAQLGTLIIALGLAYRPLGDYMAHTYSSGKDLRVERGLYKVIGVDSSSDQTWPKYLRSVLLFSVIGVVFLYAIQRLQEFLPWALGLPAVEESLSWNTAISFVTNTNWQSYSPEATMGYTVQLIGLTVQNFVSAALGIAVAIALVRGFARKNSTTIGNFWVDLTRGILRILLPLAFVTAIVLIVGGVIQNVNGFQDVATITGGTQTLPGGPVASQEAIKELGTNGGGFFNANSSHPFEDPTAWTSLFQIFLLLVIPFSLPRTFGKMVGDNRQGYAILGAMATIWVASSALMVWAESSLAGTATAAAGGAMEGKEERFGTVLSSLFATSTTLTSTGAVNSMHDSFTGLGGGLAIVNMMLGEVAPGGTGSGLYGILVIAIIAVFVAGLMVGRTPEYLGKKIGTREIKLASLYILATPALVLIGTSLSFAIPAVRDSVTGTSMANTGLHGFSEVLYAFTSAANNNGSAFAGLTANTPWFNTALGAAMLLGRYIPIVLVLALAGSLASQGKVPATAGTLPTHRPQFVVLTIGTLLLVSALTYFPVLALGPLAEGLQ; this comes from the coding sequence ATGGGTAACGTCTGGCTCACCGTCGCCCAGCTGGGTACTCTCATCATCGCCCTGGGACTGGCCTATCGGCCGCTCGGCGACTACATGGCCCACACCTACAGCTCGGGCAAGGACCTGCGTGTGGAGCGAGGGCTGTACAAGGTCATCGGAGTCGACTCGAGCTCCGACCAGACCTGGCCGAAATACCTCCGGAGCGTTCTGCTCTTCTCGGTGATCGGCGTCGTCTTCCTCTATGCGATCCAGCGGCTGCAGGAGTTCCTGCCCTGGGCGCTCGGTCTGCCGGCCGTCGAAGAGTCGCTCTCGTGGAACACGGCCATCTCCTTCGTCACCAATACGAACTGGCAGTCCTACTCCCCCGAGGCGACCATGGGGTACACCGTGCAGCTCATCGGGCTGACGGTGCAGAACTTCGTCTCGGCGGCGCTCGGCATCGCCGTCGCCATCGCCCTGGTTCGCGGGTTTGCCCGCAAGAACTCGACGACGATCGGCAACTTCTGGGTCGACCTCACCCGGGGCATCCTGCGCATTCTGTTGCCGCTCGCCTTCGTCACCGCAATCGTGCTCATCGTGGGCGGGGTCATTCAGAACGTCAACGGCTTCCAGGATGTGGCCACGATCACGGGCGGTACGCAGACGCTGCCCGGCGGCCCGGTCGCTTCCCAGGAGGCCATCAAGGAGCTCGGTACGAACGGTGGTGGGTTCTTCAACGCCAACTCCTCGCACCCGTTCGAAGACCCGACGGCCTGGACAAGCCTGTTCCAGATCTTCCTGCTGCTGGTCATCCCCTTCTCACTGCCGCGCACCTTCGGCAAGATGGTGGGCGACAACCGCCAGGGGTACGCCATCCTCGGCGCGATGGCGACGATCTGGGTGGCCTCATCAGCCCTCATGGTCTGGGCCGAATCCTCACTTGCCGGCACGGCGACCGCCGCTGCCGGCGGAGCAATGGAAGGCAAGGAGGAGCGTTTCGGAACCGTCTTGTCGTCGCTCTTCGCGACGTCGACCACGCTCACCTCGACGGGCGCTGTCAACAGTATGCACGACAGCTTCACCGGGCTCGGCGGTGGCCTCGCGATCGTCAACATGATGCTGGGTGAAGTGGCACCGGGTGGCACCGGCTCCGGGCTCTACGGCATTCTGGTGATCGCCATCATCGCGGTCTTCGTCGCCGGGCTCATGGTCGGTCGCACGCCGGAGTACCTGGGTAAGAAGATCGGCACCCGGGAGATCAAACTCGCGAGCCTCTACATTCTCGCGACGCCCGCGCTCGTGCTCATCGGCACCAGCCTCAGCTTCGCCATTCCCGCCGTGCGGGACTCGGTGACGGGCACCTCGATGGCGAACACCGGGCTGCACGGCTTCTCCGAAGTGTTGTACGCCTTCACCTCTGCGGCGAACAACAACGGTTCGGCGTTCGCCGGCCTCACCGCGAACACGCCGTGGTTCAACACGGCGCTCGGGGCGGCCATGCTCCTTGGCCGGTACATCCCGATCGTGCTGGTCCTCGCCCTCGCCGGCTCGCTCGCCTCGCAGGGCAAAGTGCCCGCAACGGCTGGAACACTCCCGACCCACCGCCCCCAGTTCGTCGTTCTCACGATCGGCACGCTGCTGCTCGTCTCCGCTCTCACCTACTTCCCCGTTCTAGCGCTAGGTCCCCTAGCGGAAGGGCTGCAATAA
- the kdpF gene encoding K(+)-transporting ATPase subunit F, with amino-acid sequence MIVFGIISVVLGVAAVLYCVYALIKPERF; translated from the coding sequence GTGATCGTCTTCGGCATCATCAGCGTTGTTCTCGGCGTCGCGGCGGTTCTCTACTGCGTCTACGCCCTCATCAAACCAGAGAGGTTCTGA